GAATGATGTTACTGGTGTTTTTACAGCAGTTGTTGCTTATGATGATGATCTTCTGGTTACTGGTAGTTCTCTTTCCTCTATTCAAGCTGTTAAAGATTCTCTTCATGAGGCTTTTACCATAAACCGTAAACCATGACAGTAACAAGCAACGCCTCGAGCTACTTTTGACTTTAGTCACTTCAAGATTTTGTGGAGTTACATAGATGCTATTCCTCAGTAGATAAAAACAAATTAAACTTAGTGGAATAGTCTTACTTTTTCGCTATACCTATAATTGACAAAGAATTTTAAGAGATCATATTTCATATCCACTCGTCGAAAACTGAGAGCCCTCTATATAAGTGCAGCTGAAAGCATCCTGCAAATTGCATAAAATATTTCAGACCTTTACTGAAAGTGAGTAGTGTTAAGAGAAAATGAAGCAGATACAGAAGAAAGAAGCTTTTAATATCGAGGAAGATGTATATGTCCATGATTCTTCTGTTGATCATAAAGGAAGGCTTCCTCTTCGAGCTTCTACTGGTGCATGGAAGGCGTCGTTCTTCATTATATGTAAGAATGACCCTATTTAATCTCCATGTAATTTGATCTTCTTTCTTCTTAACACAAAGTGATAGTTGAATATGGTACTTGTTCTGCTTTTAATGTTTTTAAGCTGATCAAAGCTGTTATtttaatgtttttattttttaagaCACTTAAACAATCTTTGTTAATGATCTTTCTACCTAGTTGCCTTAGTTTATAACGTGAAAAAAGAAACCACTCATGAGTACTGCAACTTAATGCACTAATTTGATTTATTACTGGAGATTTGTTCTTGCTAATGATCACAGTTGTATAAATATAACTTTTGCATCTCTTCTTGACAGTCAAATGTATGAGAACAATGTTAATTATATCGATTAACAGTTGAGATGATGAACAGTTGTGATACCCACAAATTATAGTTAAATTGAGTAATGCTTTTTAATCCAATGAGAGTTCTGTGCTGTGATCTCTTTTATTTCCAGTGGACTGATTAAGTGGTGTGATTAATTTAAGCAGGATACTGCGCATTTATAATTTATTATCCAAGAACGCAAAATTTGTAAATTAAAATGTTCTTATCTGCACCATTCGGAAATGTCACTTTGTCCTTTATTGTAATAAGTTATTAATAAATAAGAACTAATCTTTGTCTCAGACTCTCTGTAACTTCATTTTTCATTTTTGCAGCAATCGAGTTCAGTGAAAGGTTGAGTTACTTTGGTTTAGCAACCAGTTTAGTAATATACCTTACCAAGGTGCTTCACCAAGACCTCAAAACAGCTGCAAAGAGTGTCAACTATTGGTCTGGTGTGACTACTATAATGCCACTGCTTGGAGGATTCGTAGCCGATGGTTATCTGGGTCGATTTCCTGCAGTTCTAGTCTCATCTGTTATTTACTTCTTGGTAAATCTCACTTTTTGCTAAAAATTATAGTACATGCCTTAATTATTGATCCCTCCTGAGGCCTATTCATATTTTGAACAAAAGTTTTGGATTTTTCAAGTACTTCAGCACAGAAGTTTTATTTTTATCGAGGTGATATGCAATTCATACAATGACTGTGATGTTTAACATTATGCATCAAAAACTTTCCAAGAATGTATGGAAGTGCATTTTATGCATTACTCAAAAATTTTGAAGTGTTAAGTTTTTCCTGTATCAATATATGGACTTGTGTGCTTGATCTTATCTAATAAGCATTTTCTTATATATTCAGGGTTTGCTGTTGTTGACTATGTCAAGAATAATCCCAAGCTGGAGACCTTGTGGCTCTGGCATTTGCCACAAACCGAGAAAGGTCCATGAAGTGGTCTTCTTTCTTGCAATCTACCTGATCTCTGTAGGAACTGGAGGGCACAAACCCTCTCTCGAAAGCTTTGGAGCAGACCAATTTGATGATGATCATCCTGAAGAGAGAAGAAAAAAACTGTCTTTCTTTAACTGGTGGAACATTGGCCTTTGCTCTGGACTGTTCGTCGCTGTAACTCTAATTGTTTACATTCAAGACAATGTGAGCTGGGGTGTTGCAGATattatcctcacttgtgtaatgGCTTCTACTATAATAATCTTCTGTGCTGGAAGACCATTTTATCGCTTCAGGTTGCCGTCAGGGAGCCCCTTGACACCAATGCTACGAGTCCTTGTAGCAGCATTCGCTAAAAGAAAGCTTCCTCGTGCTTCTAGCCCTGCTGAACTCTATGAACTTCCCAATTCAACAAAAAGTAGAGGCAGGCTTCTGTTCCACACCGAGAACTTCAAGTAAGCAACATTATAGTTCCACAATGTTGTTGCAGTGTGATATTTAAAACTAAAAAAATGTGTACTGTCAGTACTAACCTCAATTTTTGTTGTGTTTTTATTAAGAATGTGTATCCTTCTATTTTTTTCAGGTTCCTTGACAAGGCTGCAATCGTCGAGGGCAATGAAAATTCAGTTGGTAGTCAAATAAATGCGTTGAGACTTGCAACTGTAACTGAAGTTGAGGAAATGAAGCTCATTCTTAAACTGATCCCCATTTGGCTAACTTCTTTACCATTTGGTATCTGTGAAGCACAAACATCAACATTCTTTGTTAAACAATCCGCAACAATGGACCGCAGTCTTACACAAAACTTTATCATCCCACCAGCCTCAGTTTTCGGCCTTGGTGCCATTGGCATGATCATATCAGTTGCCCTTTATGATAAATTGCTTGTACCCTTGCTAAGACGAGCAACTGGGAACGAGAGAGGCATCAATATTCTACAAAGAATCGGCATTGGAATGTTCATCACGTTCACAACAATGGTCTTAGCAGGTATAGTCGAAAGAAAAAGACTAAATCTTGTGCACAGTGATCCTATAAAAGGCTCATTATCAATGAGTGTTTTTTGGTTAGCTCCACAATTTATCATCATTGGAATGGCAGATGGATTCAGTTTAGTAGGGTTACAAGAATATTTCTACGATCAAGTTCCTGATTCAATGCGAAGCTTAGGCATTGGATTGTACTTAAGTGTCTTTGGGGCGTCAAGTTTCCTGAGTAGTTTCTTGATCACAATTGTGGACAAAATAACAGAAAAGACAGGAAAGAGCTGGTTTGGCAAGGACTTGAACAGTAGCCGTTTGGATTATTTTTACTGGTTGTTAGCAGCTATCGTCGCAGTGAATATCGTGCCTTATGTGGTTGTTGCACGTATATATTCTTACAAGAATGTGCAAAGGGCTGATGTTGCAGCTGATAGTTATAAAGGTGATGGTTTGGAAGCAATAGCTTAGCAGAAAGTAACAAAAATGAGGGATGATAACTCCTGTTAACTCTATACATAGTTGATTGGTAGAAAGGTATTGGCAGTGGATTTAAGTCTAATATTGAATGGTATTATAGTACACAAATGTAAAATCTTGGCTCTTCTCCGTTTTATTTTACAATTTGTacttcactacaagaaaaacgtcAATAAACAACGATTCAGAACTGATGTATATGGGTTTTTATGTCTATAAACCTTGGCGAATCCTATTAATCTCTCCCTAAAAACTGCATTTGCATAAATATGTATTTCATTTAGCCTTTGCAAATGTGCACGATGTATCGGTCTATGTATTTGATCTATCGTTGTTTAGAAGTCGAGTATACCTTATGCATCTACCAATCTTGAATAACTCTATTAGAATATAGATCTGGTCGAGCCTTCCTCTAACAACTTAAGATTTTAGATAAATTGTTTACTTAACATGATATCAGAGCTCAGACACCAGTACCGTCGTTGAAAAATCCACCTCTCGATATTATGCATACATGAAACCAAAGCTGTTATGCTTACTAAGTCATGCATCAAATGATCCAAACAAATTTTGTTCAGCTGTGAAGCTCCGTGCCTGCCATTATCAAATTCAAAGTCTCAAACTGCTCCAAGAGCTTCTTTATTTTGACTCTTTAACTCAAAATTTGTGGAAGGAGAGCAAAAATTATGATCCAAGCGACTTTCAGTGCCTCCTCAAGTAACGAAAAGCCTCCCTTTACTTTTTAATTGAATATGTTTTAAGGGTCCTGATCCCTGACAAACGATTGTTATAACCATCTGTTTGCTATAATTTTATGTGAATGGATCTAGCACTCaaatttttatgaatttaagggGTCACGTCGTCAATCCGTGCCTAGTTGACCAATTTCAGGATTTTTGCCTATCAGCGAAAAATTATAACATATCGATTGTCAGTAACAGTAGTTTGACAAAGCTATTGTTTAAGTTTATTTGCTGGACATGTTTTGCGCCCTGTAGCTTGAACATCTATCTTGGATTTTACCTCCGTCTCCGTGTCATTTTACTTCCTAAAAACAATCGAACGTCAAATTATGAAGAAAAAATTATACGACAAGACAAAATTGATGCAATTTGCTTGGTTTACATACGAACAAATTATACgagattaaaaaaaaatcattgttgacagaggaatttgggagcaacaaagtctgaggttcgtagccggaaacaagatctgtgatggtggttctttgtcggaaacgtgaacagtaatcggtgtatccgatgaacagtattcgtcggaaaagatgaacagtgtttggtggtgatggttattggtggctgagattgcttaggatTAGTGGTCGCTCCTTTGCGCTCACATTTCTaaccccttacaatttgcctacgtatccctatttataagGGATCAAGCCAACGTAATTCTTGaagaacaagaaacctaatgggcttagatttcttgtCCCGATGCCCAACGTAATTCTTGGACGCATCCTTGCCCCCGAaaaggagcccctaccagattacaggacaagtgatcccaagcttttgggtgcaaagtgcaggatactccgaagtctcccaacgaggacacccgttgactacagagacagagttcccaaagcacacaccagattttaccccacatccccaatgaggacacccattgactacaggaggaggccttcagtccaggcatacccctggaggtctctgaccacggacaccgcttttcctgtagatatgctacaagaaggagttcttcaatatagtacctgcatcaaataggttagtaataataatctgcaccttccttgaatcttccaaaGAACTCGGCCAAGCAGTCATGTTGAAGTCTTCACAAGGTCTTCTGTTCATTcagggcgcgccctaaggctcacCATAGGAAATGATTCAATCGGGGAATTCCCCACCCTTCCCTTAGTAACAGGGCGCGACTCCTCACTATGCTGAGGGCACCCCCTTTATACATGGGGTCAAGTAACAACAACTTCTTCATCAACCATCAATATATAGGGCGCGCCCTTCATACACACAGGGCGCGCCTACTTTCCTGCCGTAAGACAGATAACCTTATCTGTTCCTTAATTTTAGGCATTTCTTCCTCAATTTTGACTATTTTATCAATCTCAATCtaaatattgtttataccaatttttgggcataacaactacccccaaattccatatgtcaTTGAAAATGGGATTGAAATTTTTTCTCATCCTTATCAAAATCTGTATAAACATACTTTCCAATATTATTTTACTGGGCGCGCCCTAAACAGGGCGTGCCTTTTTTAAAGTTCTAAATTTTTGGCATTTCAGAATTTCAAGCTACCGTGGTAATCATATGAGGCGCGCCTTCAAGAGGGCGCGTTCTAGAATTTTTGAACGGTTCAAAACGGTTTTCCCTAATTATCCAGAAATCGTGCCCGACGTGACTGATGTGACTTGTTTTAACAACTGTCACTTTCTCAGCTATAAATAACGGTCACATCATctattttactttttacttttaCCCTCTCTCTTACTTTACTCTCCTCCAAACACCACTACACCGGCGAGACACACCTGCTCTGAATCGGTATTAACTTCACCATTTCTTCAACTTTTCCGGTTAATCTTCTTCCTCAATCGAAAAGGTATGTAAAACTTTTTTCATTTCAGGCTTTCATCAAGTAAATCATACTGCATGTCATATTGCCTCTTCAACTTCTCATTCATAGTTCATTCTCTGCTTATACGTAtctgtgtgtatatatgtatgtatctTTGAATTTATGTGGTTTAGATCCAgaactgtttggtaaaattttcaaattcttgTTTCTGAGAATTTCAACCGTTACctcttaatttaaattaaatttaaaagtATATATATTGCGAGACCTTCTTAAGGCGCGCCCTTACATTTATACAAGGCGCGTCTTCTTTCTTTATTAACTGTGATGCCACCGTCATTTAACCTCTCAATATCTTAATGTTCAACCTTTATCATAGACTTTATAGGTTTTGTAATTGATAGGACGCGCCTTCTTAGCATAGGATGCGCCCTAGAAGGAAGTTGACATAGGTCACTTCAATACAGGAAATACAATTTTCTCAAGGCATCCATTACTTTGTCTGTTTCTTTCATATTTTCTTCTTCTATTCTTTCGTCTTGGGCGCGCCCTCAATGTTTTTTGGTTTTCTTAACAGCTGGAAGATGAGGGTGCATCCTCACCTTTTCATCCTTTCAAGGATTTTTGCTCTAGGCTAGGAATCTACTCTCCTCCTCCTATTTATTTCACACCAGATTTTCCGGACACACACAGAAGTCTTCACTTTTTGGAGCAAGAGGCGCGCCTTGTCGAGGAATTCAAGGTTAGTGATATAATGGTTGAATCATCAAATGACTCACAAGACCACATTCCTCTAAGCCAAAGGAGGGGCAAGCAGAAACTGATCCAGAAAGAAAGATCCCCACCCCCTATCAATGTCATGTATTCATATTGCTCTGATATACTCAAGGTTAAAGGGCGCGCCTTCATGTTCATTTACCAATGCTTTTACCAAGTTTTATTAAATCCACTTTTCGATAGTTGCATTTACTTTTTTCTCCTTATTTGCCATCTTTAATATATCGCATTATCTGGGCGCGTCTTAAATATTTCTACTAATGTCATTTATTTGTTTTATGCAGAAATGGCTCCTCCAAAGATTCCCAAATCATTTGGGGCGCGTCCCGGCGACAAACCCAAATCAAGGAAAGACGCTCCTAAAGATCAAACATCCACGGCTATTCCTACTCCTGTCCCTCACCCCGCTCCTGTCCTGAAAAGGCCCATAATTAACTTGACAGAGAAACAAGGCGCGCCCAAGAAGCCTAGGACTGAGAACGCGCCTTCAGTGTCTTCCGCAGCTTTGAATTGCCTTGGCCCCATGGGTTCTCTTCATGTTACAGATGAAGAAGTGGGACAGTGGCAAGCCATGAGCTTGGAGGATGTCACCCGTGCTTCCATTAAGGCATCCTGCCAACTGTTCATCCACTCCAACCAAGTGGTGGACAAACTACTTGAAGAGAAGGTGCGCCTTGAAAGGCTGCAAGGCGATAATAACATTTTGAAGAACACCCTGAAGGACAAAGACTTTCTTCATGCTAAAGATATCAAAGGCAAGGATTCTGAGATTACTTTCCTCAAGGGTGAAGTTGCAAATTCATCTTATTTGTTTGAGATTGCCAATACAAAGGCAGAATCTCTTCATGTAGAACTGGCTGAAGCAAAGGCGAGGAGAGAGTACCTTGAGGATCAGGAAAGGAATGGCTGGCCAGAGGAGAGGAGGATCATCATAGACGAAGTCTTTGCTAATGGTTTTCATTTTTACAGGATAGGGTTTGTGGCGAATGATCCTGAATATAACTTTGAAAAGTTTGGCGAAGAAACTGCTGCGGAGATGGCAGAGTTCAAAAAAGAGTTTTCCAAAGAGATCCAAGCCAAAAGGATTGAACTTGGGTTGAAGGAACCTGAGGGCGCGCCTACTGAGGAGCCTCAAAAGGACGTGCCTGAAGTTGACCCCTCAACTCCTCTCCAATCTATCCCTCCTACTGGTAAAAATCAGGGCGCGCCCTGATCTGCTTTTATGTCTAAACTACTTTTGAACTAAGTCTTTTAATACTTCGAGGAGCCAACCCTCTTTTGATGTTGTGCAAAGCTGTAtgtgttatttctagagaactaacaatgagatttacagaagggggggttgaatgtaaatctcaaaactttttcaagttttgagcagtttataaagactgtgtgttcaagatgaacaagtgtgtgaattgctttaagctgatacagacagatatatattcaaacacaaatgtaaagaacacaataaacctttaaaaacttttctggtggatttgttgttccaccagagatggtatttcagaaattttgtgatctaagaatttgatcacagctgcatcctagtacaaactagataatttttctctcaagatttttctaaacagctctggaaaaattcttatctaattactagctactacttggtttatatattaccaagtttacaagtgaagacaaggatatataaaataataaagtaagatctccacttgtttcttctccagttcactccagtactttgttgacttaatgtctctttatactagagtagaacggctgctttttctgatgttcctgaaattaggctgccacatttcagttatctctgttcacccacgtgcctctgtttgtaggtacaactaccacttatcaacggttaatcaacagaacatccgttgaagctttcatccgttgatgcactcatccgttgaaggatgttatccgttgaagctttagagacatccgttgaagcttagcttctcatccgttgaaggtctttaagtcatccgttgataccacttcatttatacaaaattacaaggcatgaaatatttacaattggccttcctatctgcatatcttctagtagtcaacatgactcatagtttctctcaacttctaagaattacatcttaaatacagagactgaaatatgctacaacactagacttatttctaagtaaagctacaccatcaacggatagccaaagtggtcttatccgttgaggctacagacactgaatttctacttaagtattttgttaaacatatcatcaaactaatgcacatatattcctaacaatctccccctatttatgtctataagaattgtaggcataaattcagggttaacttgatgataacaaaacacttaacagatatatgaattgaaactaagtagaaatttgaaaatgctgcaaaaatgtatgtactaggaggaaattgaagatttacagtatttccaaggatactcctttagcctgagcaaatcatctttttcttctttgttccctggttttctttcctagccctttgtcattttcctcaatttggagttggagttgtctgaagaattcagcttcatcttcaacactgatatccaacttagattgcatttccttgagagtttcattgctggcaatcttgagttggtcttcaagtctgaaaaatcttctgactcctttatcatctctaaattccatcaaccaatgaggtgatttgtgaattgtaattcccctttcttgaatgagtaaagtcctgggtaaagcattgggctccctccaagttttccttatattggcaatcttgttgagaatttcagtcttggcagttctggtaaagccagaatccttttgtatagctgaaaagactctaatcaaggtagagtagccttcattcagaatcctgtggagaggccatgttctttccccagctcctttgtatctgaacactaatctctctggtagctgtctgtaagcagctattcctcttacatcctccagctcatccagatagagttcaatgtctgaaatttcttttatgtcacggatgtgaacataatcatctttagaaatggatgtcttaggcttaggcttttatttttgagtgaatttcttagaggttatgggaggtgtagatttgggttttcttttctgtttctttggtagtggaagagtggttaaaaaggtaggcaatttgatggtgtcccaatcaataggttcctcttttggaatgattggttcaccatggatatttatagtgggattagcaacaagaggttcaggtatggaaggtagtggtttagatatagatttggttacttcagtattatcttcactccttctatgtgccttggcctttcttttatttcccttctgccattcctctctttcttccatactctcaccaaatatactcccaaaaacctcatctaggtttgcaatcttgtcttcacccctgacttcaattcctttctcttcttcaacttgacttgactttagctgttgttcaagctttgcttgtgctcttttgtcagcctttagttgcttgacttcttccttcttggctattgagaatttgggatgtccttgcatcacacatatgctctttccctctctagagataataaccctatttctccttacagcctcatccatggtctctttgagataagcaatactcctacctaaaagcttgttctcatcagcttttggaggaggaaagtccacttcttttaaaggattctttgtagagtccttattggatcttttattgggcttgagaattatagcttgtagttctttggaagaagcttctccatccttatgtctccctactggcttgagctccatgttgattggttcaatctttgtgctatatttcacagatgttgatttatcttgtgtagagccaaacaacagttgcaacctttcatcaattctcctcctttgctctttcacttgaatttcagctgctgctagctgaatcaaatcaattccatcaggctttcctttgatttgaatgattggagaagtagtgatggcaggaactagcactttagatattttgatttttgtagatggctctccttccccttcccttttactctccccctttttgttatcatcaaggagaggggtcaagccttgtgcttttgccagctgcattaggagactggtttgagattgttggttgtgaagaatggtggccacagaatcttcaataacttgaactctgtcttccaacttggccagccttttctcagtaactgattcctttttcaatctcaaaaccaagtcctgcaatgtaccatagggcatgactgaatccaatttttcagaactgtaggatttcaagtcagcaatatccttcctgagatcatccatactcagattctgctttacttgctgcaacttcatgagatgcagtgagtccaggtgagcttgaaggatagccttgatacttgcatgtgaagtgttctgaatggcctgttgaatagtgttgatttgtttgactaaggagacattgaattcccctgatctatactcctttgtcaaagcccattcaggtagatttggaattgaactagggccttcatctccccctaagttcatgcttccatcaaaagaaacagagtcatcatcatcagaatttactccaaattcctcagatggctcaccagctgtagaaggcatcttgttaatagcagctttatccctttgaagagattctgttgtgtgtactagatgtagtgtcttttctgcctcctcattgccctgagcagccaacatttgataggctgacacaggatgagtaaaagtgtcagcatccaaggaaatgttatcaattacagctttgtaatgttgctgaaattgtctttccttttcagcatcatccacaatcattgactcactagcaatggctggttccacccttatatctactgtacctgcctttctctctttttctctattttcttgcatcaggggctccccctagctcacacaactcactccctcaccttcacctactaaggtggtactcctctcacttacttttgccatgctggaagaaatagcatgcattttttagctctcaatctctccttttgcctgggagcaacccagcctctcactcaaattttcactcccttccctcaatcctaagagtgattgcacagtattcatgtcttctacacttggaattgattcagttatgtgtggagagactatcaacggatgtggaatatccgttgaaggtgaaactgatgttatcaacggataactgctgttaagcttatccgttgaagagcaaccacttgtcaacggatgagtgatatccgttgaagaaggaaaagaagttgaaattgaaagtgatataactgttgaatctgtgtagattgatttgagatgtggtgacacagatccttcaattatatctgaaagaatttgcgggtgatccaacaaatcatctaagagatgatgatcacctgtatttgagtggggctcctccctgagttgtaaagagggagaatcaggaattgatgggaataacatatccacatccagagatggtgatgaagtgtttggtgattgatgtgtgattattgtgagagaatggggctgtgactccacatttattggagccacatcaaactgagtttgagaaggcatagatacagatggatgtatctgtgcagtgtgtgcaccctgtgtagaagattgggttctagccttctttcttctaataaaagcttttgttggtgagtgtttggcttcagtgtccctccctcgtttgttctgtgttcctggttgggaactattttcaatagtaacatccttttgggaggatgcaactagggatgtgctagataccttttcaaccaccacagctttttgagaaactgtggcttggctagcttgggaagcacttaactctccttccttatcctgggggtttctttgatgttcacccctcccctcaccactcacaccctgttcactcccctcagggttaatggttggtgttacaactgttgtcttttgagaaacaacagaggtggttttctttgtctttgattttgaaagtttagttttggtgaccttggtagaaatctgttggggcattgtcacagatttcatggccacactagaagataaagaaatagaggggttggaagaagtaggagttgtagaagcaattacctcacctacctgaggtgcattcatgattggtaaatataccaatggctcactgctgttgagatccattctcaataaatctgcaagaactcttttctcttgtgcccagcacttgagtttattattctcattgattatgaccaaaccttcagcaacatggttagccaataacataaagaatctagcataatagatgttattaggtctattagctttgttacctaatctagtacccaattctagcatcacatagttgctaaggttaaaatacctatcagaaacaagcatatagagcatattaacaagagatgaagttatggcatcaaaattactaattttcccagagaaaacctttataaaggcatccccaagaaaactccattctttcctaaggccttttcttctaatactccctaaactagcagagttaagagaataacctatggaatctaacatgctggatacatcattatcagtgtgtggtgtcatggcattgttctcaggtaatttaaaacatgcttgtaaatcatcacagttaatacagtgatttttacctttgagagtgaaggagatagtcatatctatggagttgaactcagcagttgtccaaatctcctcaactacttcacagtaaatcgttggggcttccagcattgcatagctaagtttacagtttttgatgaagtccatcattttgtgatagtctgaatgggcttcattcttttctaccaaagctatgaaattgttcttctcatagatgaacccagattgagacataattttcacgactggtgccattgttgtgagtagaaattgcagagaataacttgaaggttttgcagagagaaaatggtaaat
This genomic interval from Apium graveolens cultivar Ventura chromosome 8, ASM990537v1, whole genome shotgun sequence contains the following:
- the LOC141677318 gene encoding protein NRT1/ PTR FAMILY 5.7-like; this translates as MKQIQKKEAFNIEEDVYVHDSSVDHKGRLPLRASTGAWKASFFIISIEFSERLSYFGLATSLVIYLTKVLHQDLKTAAKSVNYWSGVTTIMPLLGGFVADGYLGRFPAVLVSSVIYFLGLLLLTMSRIIPSWRPCGSGICHKPRKVHEVVFFLAIYLISVGTGGHKPSLESFGADQFDDDHPEERRKKLSFFNWWNIGLCSGLFVAVTLIVYIQDNVSWGVADIILTCVMASTIIIFCAGRPFYRFRLPSGSPLTPMLRVLVAAFAKRKLPRASSPAELYELPNSTKSRGRLLFHTENFKFLDKAAIVEGNENSVGSQINALRLATVTEVEEMKLILKLIPIWLTSLPFGICEAQTSTFFVKQSATMDRSLTQNFIIPPASVFGLGAIGMIISVALYDKLLVPLLRRATGNERGINILQRIGIGMFITFTTMVLAGIVERKRLNLVHSDPIKGSLSMSVFWLAPQFIIIGMADGFSLVGLQEYFYDQVPDSMRSLGIGLYLSVFGASSFLSSFLITIVDKITEKTGKSWFGKDLNSSRLDYFYWLLAAIVAVNIVPYVVVARIYSYKNVQRADVAADSYKGDGLEAIA